The Gasterosteus aculeatus chromosome 8, fGasAcu3.hap1.1, whole genome shotgun sequence genome has a window encoding:
- the plpp2b gene encoding phospholipid phosphatase 2b, producing the protein MNGKKMKDPRKKTLYVLMDVLCVVVAALPFIIMTIVFKPYQRGVHCDDESIMYPLKPDTITHGMLAAVTISCTVVIISSGEAYLVYSKRIHSNSDFNQYVAALYKVVGTFLFGASVSQSLTDLAKFTIGRPRPNFMAVCAPKVCTGYMQVINCTGRPRDVTESRLSFYSGHSSFGMYCMLFLALYVQARLVAKWARLLRPTIQFFLVAFAVYVGYTRVSDYKHHWSDVLVGLLQGALVAVLNVHFVSNFFKKRPPRCKAADAADSDAPERKPSLQIADAEHGNHYNYHHNHGPV; encoded by the exons CGGCCCTGCCCTTCATCATCATGACCATCGTGTTCAAGCCGTATCAAAGAGGGGTTCACTGTGACGACGAGAGCATCATGTACCCTCTAAAGCCAGACACCATCACCCACGGCATGTTGGCGGCGGTCACCATCTCCTGCACCGTCGTCATC ATCTCCTCGGGAGAAGCTTATCTGGTCTACAGCAAGAGGATTCACTCCAATTCTGACTTTAACCAGTACGTGGCCGCGCTCTACAAGGTAGTGGGCACCTTCCTGTTTGGAGCCTCCGTCAGCCAGTCGCTCACCGACCTGGCCAAGTTCACCATCGGCCGCCCGAGGCCGAACTTCATGGCCGTGTGTGCCCCCAAGGTCTGCACGGGGTACATGCAGGTGATCAACTGCACTGGAAGGCCCCGCGACGTCACAGAGTCCAG ATTGTCCTTCTACTCCGGCCACTCCTCGTTTGGAATGTACTGCATGCTCTTCTTAGCG CTCTACGTGCAGGCCAGACTGGTGGCTAAGTGGGCCAGACTTCTCCGGCCCACCATCCAGTTCTTCCTGGTGGCCTTTGCGGTGTATGTGGGTTACACCCGAGTCTCTGATTACAAGCACCACTGGAGCGACGTGCTGGTGGGGCTGCTGCAGGGAGCGCTCGTTGCCGTTCTCAAC gtGCACTTTGTgtccaacttctttaagaaacGTCCTCCACGTTGCAAAGCGGCAGACGCGGCGGATAGCGACGCGCCGGAGAGGAAACCCAGCCTGCAGATCGCAGACGCCGAACACGGGAACCATTACAACTATCACCACAACCATGGTCCCGTGTGA